From the Macaca nemestrina isolate mMacNem1 chromosome 7, mMacNem.hap1, whole genome shotgun sequence genome, the window TTTGGCTTGAAACTTTTCTCCTGCTACCAAAAAACAATACACATTGTTGCCATTGTTCTTGGTCAATAAAATACCTATTACACTAAGATGGTAATAGGACATATCTGAGAACAAACTGTTGAGATGTAGTTGAGACTACAATCTGAAAAACTGAACACAATTCCAGCCGTGTTATAGCAAAGTGTAATATTAAAGCGTACCATGTGTCTGAAATTTGTCTCTTAAGTAGCTAGAAATTTTTATAGCTCCACCAACCTGTTCTACCACATAATCATTAAGATTACAATTAAACTAGCTACTAAAACAAGGAAAATGGAACCAACAGAAAACTATACTAGGTTAATTTGTAAAGAAATTGCGTCAGAAATTGGTGggtcttggtctcactgacttcaagaatgaagtcaATGAAGTCGCAGACCCTCGCgctgagtgttacagttcttaaagatggcgTGTTCAGATGTTCGGATGtgtttggagtttcttccttctggtgagtttgtggtcttgctggctGCAGGAGTGAAGCTTCAGACTTTCGCggtaagtgttacagctcttaaggcagatcatctggagttgttcattcttcccagTGGGTTCATAAGCTCACTGGCCTCAGGAGGGAAGCAGCAGACCTTTGCAGTCACCCTTATGGCTCATAAACGCTGTGTGGTTGCCACTGATTGGGGcaacctgcttttattcccttatctgaccccacccacatcctgctgattggtccattttacagagagctgattggtccattttgacagagtgctgattggtgcgtttaccaTCCCTGAGCTagagacagagtgctgattggtgcatttacaatcctttaactagacagagtgctagacagaaaagttctccaagtccccactaggttagctagttacagagtactgattggtgtatttacaaaccttgagctagacacggTGCttattggtgcgtttacaatcccttagctagatgTAAAAGTTCTCCAACTCTGCCACTAGACTCaagagcccagctggcttcacctagtggatcctgcaccagggctgcaggaggAGCTGCCCGCCACTCCTGAGCcgtgcctgcactcctcagcccttcgGCGGTGGATTGTACCAGGTGCCACAGAGTGCGGGGGCGGTGCCCGtcggggtggggagtggggaaggtCTTGGATATGacaggctgcaggtcccgagccctgccccatTGGGAGGCAGTTGAGGCCCAGCGACAATTCGAGCTGGTGGACCGCCAGTGCTGGGGaacctccacagctgctggcctcaatgctaagcccctcactgccctgggccgacGGTGCCGGCCAGCCACTCCAAGTGTGGCCTTGCCTTCCCCGCCAGAACTAGCACTGGCCTGTGAGGTTGGCGTGCAGCCCAGGTTCCTGCCcaggcctctccctccacacctgcaAAGAGAGGGAACTGGCTCCACCCTCCGCCAGCCCAGAGAGgtgctcccacagtgcagtggtgggctgaagCGTTCTTCAAGTGCAGCCAGAGTGGATGCCGAGGCCGAGGAGTcgcagagagtgagggctgctagcacattgtcacctctcaaaaTGATAACTgtatagtttcttttaaagagacagaccttattttaaggatttttacatTGAAGAATTCAAAAAGCAATAAATTTTTGGGaatttgttgatttgcatttaAAGGAACTGCTGACAAAGATTCACTGGTAATAATCTGAACAAGTTGGAAAATACAGTCAACACTATTGAAACACTACTAAAATAATTCCAGGACATAGTTTTATTCCACAGAACAAAACTTCTCAGATGCTGTCCTTGATGTGAAAATTGACtgcttcttacttttttttttttttccagctgcatccatgtccctacaaaggacattaactcatccttttttatggctgcatagtattccatggtgtatatgtgccatattttcttaatccggtcATAACAGTGTCTTATATGTAAAATGCTGTTCTTGCCTTTCATTTcagaatatacttttttaatgtgaatttctggattttcattttatagCATGTTTGTGTCATTAGTGAAACtggaaaagcaaaatacaaaacaagcCTAAGATGAGAGTTCAAGTTGAGTTTGGAAATATCTGGAGTCCTATTGACATCCCCAGTAAAATTATCAATGTTCTAGTTCTATGGCCATCTGCTTAGGAGAGCTTTTTGTATGTATCTTCTAAGAATTGTATCTGTTTTGCAGTTTAATTTTGCCACTCAAAACATTCTGGTTTGTTGCTTTTTACActtgttatatacattttaaaaagtagaatcatAATATATGGTCCTTTGTCACTCACTATATTTTAAGCATGTTTCTGTGGCAGAAATATATCCTGGCATCATCATTTTTAATATCTGGGTGTATGTTAAGTGAATCATTGGCACCCCAGAGCTGAATTTCCTTCTATGTACATTTTAATGGACTCAAGTAAGTATTTTTGCACTGAATTCATACAGTAGAATTTCTAGaggaaaataatgtaaaacagttttaagatttttaaaagaaatgttcaaaTTATCCTGTAGGAAAATTGGTTCAGTTTATACTCCCATCAACAAGGACAGAGCTCCAGGTTCCCCCTTCCATTTGTCATCTTTGCTGGTCTTTAGGCAGAAAATctcattgttttcattacatttctttgatttctagTGCTTTTGaatctttttcatatgcttatagGCCATTTTTATTACTGTGGGAAGTGCCAGTTTctcctttgctgattttctgctggaaatcattcatttttttctctgagtaatttaaaatttttctttatcgGCTAAGGATACAAACCTTTAATCTGTCATTGAGGTTACAAAGACTTTCTCCCAGTACGTAATTTGTCATTTCGCTTTATTTTTTGCTAGCCAAGCACCAATgtcacatttcacttaatttttatcctgctgcatgaaaaaattttaatttagtgaTTTTACTGGAAACAGGAGCAGGACAGAATGTAATATCtagatctcgctctgtcatcccaactggagtgcagtggcttgatcatagctactgcagcctcaaactcctgggctcaagtgattttcccacctcagcctcccaagtagctctaggactacaggtgtgtgccgccatgcccagctaatttttaaattttttgtagagatgtgaatTTGCTATgctgcgcaggctggtcttgaactcctgacttacCCCACCTTGGCTTGCCAAtatgctgggagtacaggcgtgaactactgcTCCCGGCCAAGAGCTTACTGTTTTTGCTAGAAGTGTTCTTGGTATCTTTTTATATCTGAGGCTTTCATGCTAGTGCTGAAGTATTACACTCACCATCTGAGGTTTACAGgacttttgttttaatattgAACAGAAGGACATGTTTAGTGCTGCATCTTTGCAGGTAAACAAAATGTGCCGACCAGGACTCTGCTTTATATCCATTGAAAGCAAGAAGTGATACAGTAAAATGTTGCCTGGCTAGAAGCTTTGGGAGAATGGAGTGTTCTGGTTTAATTCTATTAACTTGGAAGGATGAAGGTGAAACAAATTCAAAACTTTAATTTCCTGTTGAATGCGATGTGAAAATATAGCCAGTGATTCCACCTTTCTTCTCTAGTAAGTTTCGACATTCAGATCTAGTTGGTCTTTTATCATAGAACTCCTAGTGTGCCTGAGTCTTACATTGTGAAGATCCTTTTCTAAAACTTTAGATGTAAGAGGATGTAAATGATACTGGATGAGATCAGGCTGGATGAGAACTGATAtctgtaaatatatgttttagAAGAAATGTCTGATTGCCACTCGCTTTCTTATTGAACTCATAAAAGTAAAACACATTGGCTGGAGGGTGGAAGTAGGAAGGAGATTCATGTCTTTTAATTGCACGTCATTGTTTCATATCGAGACAGAACATATAGTATCCCTGGCTTTGGACCTACAgaaggaaacacatttttctaCCTGCTGTATGCCAGCGGTTCCTGAACACCTGGAGGGCTTATTGCAGCGTGGATTGCTGGGCCctactccagagtttctgattcatcAGGTCTAGGGTGGGCCTGAGAATTTACATTTATAAGAAGTTCCCAGGTGCTCTTGGTCCAGAGACTATAGTTTTGAGAGCCACTCTTATATACTAACTATAAATTGTAGAACTCTAGAGAAAAGCTTACTTTGGTCTGGGATAAGAAGCACACAGATAATGGAGCAAATCATGAAAAAGTCAATCCTTGATCCCAGGTAGCAAGCACTACACAGTGACAGAACACAACTCTTGGTTTTCATGATTGCAAGTCATAGCCAATCACTGAGAGAGAAATGCAGTTTCATTTTCAGGGCTTACAGAGGCCAGGTGATTCTAGAAAAATAGGATTTAGTGATTAACCTCATGAGAGTAGGAGTTATTTATGTCCTTTTTCTCTCACACATCACTTAGCATTTAGCCTTACTTTAGAGGGTCCTGTATTTGTTTTAAACTTCTAAAGACCTTTGAGTGTTTATTAAATGGAAagctttgtgtgtatgtgtgtgtgtgtgtgtgtgtgtgtatgtgtgtgtgtgtatgtgtgtgtgtatgtatgtgtgtgtgtgtgtccgtgtgtgtgtgtgtgtgtgtccgtgtgtgtgtgtgtatgtgtgtgtgcgtgcgtgtgtgtgtgtccgtgtgtgtgtgtgtgtgtgtgtatgtgtgtatgtatttagagacagagactcattctgtagcccaggctgaagtgcagtggcatgattttggctcactgcaacctccgcctcccaggttcaaggattctcctgcctcagcatcccgagtaactgggattacaggcacctgccaccatgcccagctagttttggaTTTTtcgtagagaaagggtttcatcatgttggccaggctggtcttgaactcctgaattcaggtgatccacctgccccagcctcctaaagtgctgggattacaggcatgatgcaccgcgcctggctcaaaagctttgtgtttttaaagatattatacatgtttctttaaaaaaaaaaaaactttaacaaTAAAGTACGAGAGTAAGCttttccaaaaaagagaaatcattgtGATTATATTATCTTATTGGAATGTTGGATAATACAGTCTGCTTTATCAATTATCAAGCACActataaaattccattttcataGGATTTGTACCTCAATTGAGGTAAtacagttttaaagtttttaaagtgaaagcCAGCCCACCCCTCTCCTGGAGTGGGCGGGGACAGCGGTTGCAGGGACAGCTTTCCTTGTGACACCACAGGTCCTTCATGACACGcctcctttctctttcatctttctcATTGACCAATGGGCTTGAAGCATTAAGGCCACGCCCCTATTCTGCATTCTAGTGTGGCCCTGGTTACGCCGCCTCTGGCTCAGTCACACAGCTACCTGGTAGGTGACTGGAGGTGTATAGTTGTCCTTGCCTAGATCGTGCTGATGTGGCCCCAACCCCACCTCCCTACCCATCCCGTGATGTCCAAAGAAACCCGACAGAACAAATTGGCCGAGGCCAAGCAAAAGGTAAAACGCGCCAGGTTGCAGCACCCCAACCCAGCCCCAGGTCCCCTCTGACAGTTGAACTGCTGCCAGAGTCTGTGTCACTCCTGAGGCACACTGGGCTGGGTGCTCCCAAGTGCCTCTGGGTTCCCCACACCAAAATCTTGTGAGCCGGCCCACTCCCCTCATGAGTCCTTCCCCTGCCCTCGCCAGTCACCCCAGGGCGACTTTGAGCTGGTGACTCCTGGGGCTTCCCTCTCCACACTCTGCCCTTACCTTCTGCTATCCCAAACCCAACCTCCATGGGCTCTTTGGGCTCATGTCTCCAAGGACCTGGGTGCCCCAGAACCTGCTCTCATCAGTTGCCCCAGGGTGACTTTGGGCATGTGACTCCTTGGGCTCCCTGCTCCACATTCGGCCCTCACCTCCCACCGCCTCAAgcctgacctccctgggctctttGGGCTCCTGTCTCCAAGTACCTGGGTCCCAATCCAGCGACCCCCTCCCCAGTCTCAAAGTGACAACTTGGGCATTGCTCTCATGTGTCCCCCCTGCCACTCCACCGAGGAGTGGAATGTAGTGATTTCACAGTCCCCCTAGGAACTATCATTATGGCCACGAGACCTGCCTTTGGTCTTAGGACCTGGTCCCCTAAGTATTTTTGCCCATTTCTGATTCCTCTTGTAGCACAGGTTTCCAGCTGGATGGGGAATGGGGACCATGGGACCTAGGGGAGAGAGGTTTCAGGCTGCCTTACTTCCTTAACACAGACATTCACAGTGTGAAAAGGCTACACCTCCCCCATCAGTTCAACACATTGACAGTGTCAATGGGAGAacgggtttggtttggttttctcccAGGCTTCTACTCTCCAGAGAGACTTTAACattgtttctgagttctccacCTCAGACTTGAATTCTCCATTGTTCTGGGACCAGAGTGCCCCTCAGTCAGTGGTTTCTAGAGTGAGATCTGCCTATCTTCTGTGGAACAGATATTGGGAAACTGAACTTGACAGCTTCACTCTTCCTCATCTCATCTCCACCTGGGGTACTTCGAGTGCCACAGGATAAATATGGGGCATCTTTCTGAAGCATCAGTTTCCCTTGATTCTATTGAGAGACAAAACATTAATGTACTTAGGGATGACAGTTACTTAGATTTATAAAAGTATACAAAACTTCTGTCTGAGAGGAGGGTTGGGTTGTCCTCTTTCTGTTAAAttcccagatttcacagaaaggctgccttctgccatgaggatACATTAATATAAAGTTTGAGAGGTAGTGGTGCACTTCTTCACACTAACAGACGTGTGAGGGTGTATGACTCTAAACCATTCCTGCCTacttaatatttgcttttttacctcTGCCTCTGGTTTTCATCCCTGGCAGCTGCTGAGTTGTGGCAAAATCACAGAGCTCAGAGCCAGAAGACTGAGTTTAAGTTCCATTATTGCCTTTTGTTCAGCCATGGTATCAATCCCTCTCAGTCAGTAAGTGATTGTGACAACACTTCCTACAGTTGTTGGTGGCATTAAATGAGATGGTGCATAAGAGTATTTTGTAGAAACTGTAATGCGGGATGTGACTGTAGGAGCTTGTAGTTCTCATGAGTATCACTGCTCTTCCTTTCCACAGTTGAGAGACTACCATCCCCAGGCCAACCCTAGTGTTGGTACAGGAGCAAGCGACACCAAAACGAAGAACATAAATAATGGTGCTAACCCTGAGACAACCACTTCTGATGGTTGCCACTCACCTGAGGATGTGAGTCTTGGCTGGGAGGCTCCTGGGGACAGAGGGCCCAAGGGGTGGTGGAGGGTAATTGTTAAGATTGTGGAAGAACTCCCAGGCACTGCTTAAGAACTCTGGGTTTGAATCCTCTCCATCTGCTGGGGATATCATTTAGGACAAATTGCTTAAGCTCTTTGGGCTTcatttttcacatctgtaaaataggagtgGTGTGGTTTTACTTACATttgtgaagtttaaatgagatTCGTCATTGCAGTTTTTATGTTAATCCCTAGTCCACGGCCTGCTGTAAACTCTCCTTCTCGGGCTTGCATTTCCTGAGGCAGAGTTAGAGAGTATCAGAGGTTTCTGTTAGCTCTGAGAGTCTGAGAATTAAAGGCCCACTAGAATGGAAACCTTGGGACTGAGGACTCCTGTCTGCCTTTTCTGTCCTATACTCCCGCTGTCAAGAACCGTCCCTGGCCCGTATGTGCTCAgtcagtgtttgttgaatgaatgcaccTTTCTAAATCACAAGCTGGCAGAAGGGTGGCCTTTTCTCACACTCCATCTCTGAAGGTTTCTGTGACTGTCTTTTTGAGAGAATCTAGTTTCAGACTTTCAGTTCTGTGACTGTGGGCaaaaaccaacaaagaccaaaatcCTTTATCTTTGGGAGTTGAGGAGAGTTTATCAGCTTGTGTTCCCATTGAGTCTGAGAACTTTGCCTTTAAAATCCATCCCTGGCCCCTGCCTACCCCTTCCTGACCTGGGGAATAGAGTCGAAGGGGCCACCCTCAGTCACCTTCCTTTGACTCTCCCCACAGAAACAACAGAACCAAGCTCAGCTGGAAGAAGTAATGTGATTTCTTTGTTTGCTCACATGACTGCTGGGTTTGGAGGACACTCAGCCGTAGAGGCCCCAGTCTCGTCTcacccactcccagcctggggaagaaggcTCACCCCCCGGATCTCACCCCATCCACACAGGGTCCCTGATAACCTGGTCCCATGGGTGGGCCTGTCCTGGGGCAGTGGTGCCGTTCTGGGGGCATGTCTCTTGctgtgccatctctgcctccccctagtaagagctctgtcttcctctttctatAGGAAAAGAAGGCAAGCCACCAACATCAGGAAGCCCTAAGGAGGGAGCTAGAGGTGAGTGGAGGGTGTGAAGTTCCCTCCTGTCCTCTGGAGAAggtttctttgcttctctttcaGCACTTGCTTGTCTTTTCTCCCAAAGGCCCAGGTTCATACCATACGAATCCTTACATGTGAGAAAACTGAGCTTCAGACGGCACTCTATTACAGCCAGCGTGCTGTCCAGCAGTTGGAAGGTGGGAATCTGGCACCCGGTCATCCTTCAACTTGGCACTTTGACAGGCCTTTAGGGGGAGTCCTTTGGGCCGCATCTGAATGTCTCTCATTCCAGGAGAGTCCAGGCATCTGGTGAGCCGCCTCCATGATTCATGGAAGTTTGCCGGAGAGTTAGAGCGGGCTCTCTCTGCTGTTGCTACACAGAAGAATAAGGCTGACAGGGTGAGTCCAACCACCTGCCCCGTCCCCTGGGAACCCGGCTTCACAGATGGAGGAGTGAGCCTAAAAGTTCCTTCTGCAGGATGGAGTGTCCTGCCCAGAAGACAGCATGGCCATTTCTTGCTGCTTTTGTGTGTGGTGGTTAGAGGCAGCCTGGGGCTGAGTCGGCTGCTGTGGGTGAGTTGAGGGGCGCCGTGGGGAGTGAGCACTGGACATAGAGCTCGCAGGCCAAGTGCCCACCCTGCCCATACTTGGCTGTGGCCTTGGCCAAGTCCCAAGTGGCGGTTAGGATACTGGTACCATAAAGGTACAGAAGAGTATGTTGAGTACATTGTTATCTGTGTTGAGAGAAGgagaacatgtgtgtgtgtatgtgtattatgGTAATATACAAAAAACATGTTTGTAAGGATCATAAAAATATCAGGAGAGAGGAAGAATGTGGGGGGAAATATTTCCCTTCCGTACTTTCCGAGTTTTGGACTATTCAAACGTATCATCCTTTCAAAAAGTCAACAAATGATTAATTTCCTCCTTATCTGTGTCCCTACCCCAGCAAAAGAATGGGCTTAGAGAATCAGATATACCTGGGTATTGAAGTACCAGCTGTAAGTGATCTTAGGCAAGCACTTAACCCTTAATACCCCATGTTTTTCATCTACACAATAGAGGTAATAATGGTAACCGTCTCCTATGgaggttgtgaggattaaatggggcTGTTAGCGCAGTGCCTGGTGAAGCACTCAGTAAAGGTTCCAACAGTGGTAGTAATAACAGTAAGAACAATAGCAATACCATCTGATGTCTCTGGGCCCCTGCTAGCCAGCCATGAATTCAGTCTCTTTCCCTGTCCCTTCCACCTTTACTGAgttctttgaaaaacaaatgagGGCCAGGTgctctggctcatgcctgtaacgccagcactttgggaggccaaggcgggcggatcatctgaggtcaggagtttaagactagacTGAcggacatggagaaaccccatctctactaaaaatacaaagttagccgggtgtggtggcacatgcctgtaatcccagctaattgggaggctgaggcaggagaatcgcttgaactcgggaggcggaggttgtgatgagctgagattgcaccattgcattccagccagggcaacaagactgaaaatctgcctgaaaacaaacaaacaaaaaaaagtaagaaagacacaaaacaaaaaaagaaaaccaaaggataCCCTGGGCTTGGAAGTGCCTTGAGAGCATGTGAGGTGTgactgggagtggggagtggtGTGTGGAGTGGTCACGGTGGCTGTTGTTCCTGGTCGGCCAGCCGCTCCTCTACCTGCTCTATCCTGACTTCTCCCTTCTCTATTTGCAGTACATCGAGGAGTTAACAAAGGAGAGGGACGCCCTGAGTCTGGAACTGTACAGGAACACGTAGGATGGGGGACGGTGGGATGGGAGGTCTTGGGGCTCTTAGCGTGGGGGgtgtgctgggaggtgggggtacAGGTGAGCATGGTGAGAGGCTCATACAGGTTTTCATGGGTGCACAGGGAAGCTCTAGTGCCGGCTGTGCCACTGACTCATGGGGTAGCCTCAGGCAACTCATGTCTTCTCTCTGGCCTGCCACCTGTGATTTTTAATTCCTGGGGTCCCTTCAAATGCCACGGTTCTGTGGTTGTGGGGTGAAAGTAGAGGGTTGATCACCAAAGCGGTCCTTTCTGTTCTTCGTTCATTGCTTTATCTACTGCCTCTGGCCATAGCATAACTGATGATGAGCTGAAGGAGAAAAATGCCGAACTACAAGAAAAACTTCGACTTGTAAAATCTGAAAAGTCTGAGATCCAGCTCAACGTAAAGGAGCTAGAAAGGAAGCTGGAGAGGGCCAAGCTCCTGCTGCCACAGGCAAGCAACTACAGCCCCGGGGGTTGTGGGATCCCCGTCCGGCTGGGACCATGGTCTAGGGATCATGCAGGGTATGGGGAGGTTCCAGCCAAGAGCTAGAAAATTTGGGCCCTTGTTCTGGTCCCACCATAGAATCCTCTAGAGTGTGCTAAAAATCTACAAAGTGGGGCCCTGCCTGGGAATCAGAATCTCAGAGTTAGggcttaaaaatacatattttaaaggatCATGGGTGAAAACCATTGTTTtatagattacatttatttatttatttatttatttatttatttatttttttttttttttttttttttttgagacggagtcttgctctgtcacccaggctggagtgcagtggccggatctcagctcactgcaagctccgcctcccgggtttacgccattctcctgcctcagcctcccaagtagctgggactacaggcgcccgccaccacgcccggctagtttttttgtatttttagtagagacggggtttcaccgtgttagccaggatggtctcgatctcctgacctcgtgatccgcccgcctcggcctcccaaagtgctgggattacaggcttgaggcaccgcgcccagcctatagaTTACATTTATATGACTATCCCATGAGTCTGTTTCCTTCTGAGGTTCAAACCAACACTTTCACTGttccagcagcagctgcaggaggACGCTGACCACCTGGGTAAGGAGCTGCAGAGTGTGTCCGCGAAGCTCCAAGCCCAGGTGGAAGAGAACGAGTTGTGGAACCGCCTGTACCAGCAAcaggaggagaagatgtggaggcaggaggagaagatacgggagcaggagAAGAAGATGCATGATCAGGAGGAGAAGAtaagggagcaggaggagaagatgcacacgcaggaggagaagatgcacacgcaggaggagaagatacgggagcaggagaagaggaggcaggagcaggaagagaagatgtgggagcaggaggagaagatgcatgtgcaggaggagaagaggcaggaacaggaggagaagatgtggaggcaggagaagaTATGGGAGCaggagaagatgtggaggcaggaggagaagatacgggagcaggaggagaagatacgggagcaggaggagatgatacgggagcaggaggagaagatgtaCGAGCAGGGggagaagatacgggagcaggagaagatgtggaggcaggaggagaagatacgggaggaggagaagatacgggagcaggaggagaagatgtggaggcaggaggagaagatacgggagcaggagaagaagatacgggagcaggaggagaagatacgggagcaggaggagatgatgtggaggcaggaggagaatatACAGGAGCAGAaggagaagatgtggaggcaggaggggaagatgcgggagcaggaggagaagatacgggagcaggaggagaagatatgGGAGCAGGATAAGAAGAGGCAGGAGCAGGAGAAGAAGAtacaggagcaggaggagaagaggcgggagcaggaggagaagatgtggaggcaggaggagaagatgcacgagcaggaggagaagatacgggagcaggagaagatgtggaggcaggaggagatatgtgagcaggaggagaagaagcGGGAACAGGAGGAGATGTgcaggcaggaggagaagatacacgagcaggaggagaagatacgggagcaggagaagaagaggcaggagcaggaggagaagatgtggaggcaggaggagaagatacgggagcaggaggaggagatgtggaggcaggaggagaagatgcacgagcaggaggagaagatacgggagcaggaggagaagatacgtgagcaggaggagaagaggcgggagcaggaggagaagatgtggaggcagaaggagaagcTGCGGGAGCAGAAGGAGATAATGCAGGAGCAGGAAGAGATGatgcaggagcaggaggagaagatgtgtgagcaggaagagaagctccgggagcaggaggagaagacgcaggagcaggaggagaagatatgGAGGCAAGAGGAGAAGatatggaggcaggaggagaagatgcaggagcaggaagaaaagctgtgggagcaggagaagaagatgtgggagcaggaggagaagatgtgcAGGCAGGAGGAGAAGCTGCAGGACcaggaggagaagatgtggaggcaggaggTGAAGCTACGGGAGCAGGAAGAGAAGATGTGGGAGCAGGAGAAGATGATGCAGGAACAGGAAgagaagatgtggaggcaggaggagaagatgcggaggcaggaggagaagatgcggaggc encodes:
- the LOC105497537 gene encoding golgin subfamily A member 6-like protein 26 isoform X5, with the protein product MHSNSSDQSSTSQMLRDYHPQANPSVGTGASDTKTKNINNGANPETTTSDGCHSPEDKQQNQAQLEEEKKASHQHQEALRRELEAQVHTIRILTCEKTELQTALYYSQRAVQQLEGESRHLVSRLHDSWKFAGELERALSAVATQKNKADRYIEELTKERDALSLELYRNTITDDELKEKNAELQEKLRLVKSEKSEIQLNVKELERKLERAKLLLPQQLQEDADHLGKELQSVSAKLQAQVEENELWNRLYQQQEEKMWRQEEKIREQEKKMHDQEEKIREQEEKMHTQEEKMHTQEEKIREQEKRRQEQEEKMWEQEEKMHVQEEKRQEQEEKMWRQEKIWEQEKMWRQEEKIREQEEKIREQEEMIREQEEKMYEQGEKIREQEKMWRQEEKIREEEKIREQEEKMWRQEEKIREQEKKIREQEEKIREQEEMMWRQEENIQEQKEKMWRQEGKMREQEEKIREQEEKIWEQDKKRQEQEKKIQEQEEKRREQEEKMWRQEEKMHEQEEKIREQEKMWRQEEICEQEEKKREQEEMCRQEEKIHEQEEKIREQEKKRQEQEEKMWRQEEKIREQEEEMWRQEEKMHEQEEKIREQEEKIREQEEKRREQEEKMWRQKEKLREQKEIMQEQEEMMQEQEEKMCEQEEKLREQEEKTQEQEEKIWRQEEKIWRQEEKMQEQEEKLWEQEKKMWEQEEKMCRQEEKLQDQEEKMWRQEVKLREQEEKMWEQEKMMQEQEEKMWRQEEKMRRQEEKMRRQEEKMREQESRLWQQEKKMQEQEVRLQELEERLVELGRKAELWGSRRRWLQTL
- the LOC105497537 gene encoding golgin subfamily A member 6-like protein 26 isoform X2; the protein is MNSRHADLRAVILIANSHSFKPEACIGCEPTGRNVMVPVHAHLGGLQLHSCKPARLQTHQKEQTLDTASLRIVNTRTVCGFILEVSEVKNPPIPDLQVHLLRDYHPQANPSVGTGASDTKTKNINNGANPETTTSDGCHSPEDEKKASHQHQEALRRELEAQVHTIRILTCEKTELQTALYYSQRAVQQLEGESRHLVSRLHDSWKFAGELERALSAVATQKNKADRYIEELTKERDALSLELYRNTITDDELKEKNAELQEKLRLVKSEKSEIQLNVKELERKLERAKLLLPQQLQEDADHLGKELQSVSAKLQAQVEENELWNRLYQQQEEKMWRQEEKIREQEKKMHDQEEKIREQEEKMHTQEEKMHTQEEKIREQEKRRQEQEEKMWEQEEKMHVQEEKRQEQEEKMWRQEKIWEQEKMWRQEEKIREQEEKIREQEEMIREQEEKMYEQGEKIREQEKMWRQEEKIREEEKIREQEEKMWRQEEKIREQEKKIREQEEKIREQEEMMWRQEENIQEQKEKMWRQEGKMREQEEKIREQEEKIWEQDKKRQEQEKKIQEQEEKRREQEEKMWRQEEKMHEQEEKIREQEKMWRQEEICEQEEKKREQEEMCRQEEKIHEQEEKIREQEKKRQEQEEKMWRQEEKIREQEEEMWRQEEKMHEQEEKIREQEEKIREQEEKRREQEEKMWRQKEKLREQKEIMQEQEEMMQEQEEKMCEQEEKLREQEEKTQEQEEKIWRQEEKIWRQEEKMQEQEEKLWEQEKKMWEQEEKMCRQEEKLQDQEEKMWRQEVKLREQEEKMWEQEKMMQEQEEKMWRQEEKMRRQEEKMRRQEEKMREQESRLWQQEKKMQEQEVRLQELEERLVELGRKAELWGSRRRWLQTL